A window of Chanodichthys erythropterus isolate Z2021 chromosome 16, ASM2448905v1, whole genome shotgun sequence genomic DNA:
AACAATAAGCCAGTGTATGGTCTCggctttatttaattttcttatatttattgaagaaaatatcaaaaacaagcaatataaataaattacaacatttcaaataagAATTCTTGTTTGTAAAATGTGAATAGCTTTTTGTTCGAGGGCAATATTGATTAATATAACACTTCACTTCGtttttaaatgctataaaacatattttcccCCTGAAAAaacataagctttttgaagaatacacatattttgtttataaagcatatacagttgtattttttttcatctggtatcgtttaaagccctttgaagctgcattaaaactaattttgaccttcaaccgtctggaggccagtgaagtccactatatggagaaaagtcctggaatgtttttatcaaaaactttcatttcttttcgacttaagaaagacatgaacatcctatatgacatggaggtgagtaaatgatcaggaaatttttatttgaaagtgaactaatcctttaaagacatTTAGAAGTTTGCCTCACACTTTCTGTTTTGCAACCAATGCAGATCTAGAGTCCCATCATAGGTCTAAGCTGTGGGTTCTTCAGTGTACAGACGTTACTGGAGAGGAGTGGTTGAGAAGCTGAAGGAGAAATACTCCCAGTGGACTTCTAGAGACATCTTGAACCTTAGATTTCATTTTGAGGTTGTTACCGAAGATTACAAATATCTTCTCCACTTCTGTGCCCTGTAAGTGAACTCTTACTTTCAGTTCCCAGACGGAGATGTGTTCAGGACTGACCCTTGAGTGTGTAACACATTTCAGCTCTAGGGGGCAGCACTCACTAACATCACAAGCTTTAATTCTCCACAAGTCACTAATAGATCagattatttgaataaaataagtATTAATAATCTCTCTCGTTTCCATCATGAACTCTGGGACAGCGAGGAGCTGCTGGAGATCTTTCAGGTGGACTGTTCTCCTGAGCAGCGCAGAGCGATGTTTGACGCTGCAGACACTCATCAATGTGGCGCCATCAACTTTGAGGGGTTTCTTGAGGTTATAAACTATGAATTTTTGCAGAATTCTTGAATATCTATATGTCAGTTTGATAAGTAAGTGCAGATCAGAAGTATTCAGCAGGTGTTTGTTTCGTCTCTAGTGTGTTCTGttaactctctctctcaaatgggttttgtcttttaaagggatagttcaaccaaaaatgaaaatttgatgtttatctgcttacccccagcgcatccaagatgtaggtgtctttgtttcttcagtagaacacaaatgatgatttttaactgcaaccgctgccgtctgtcagtgcaagtcagcgggaacttggactataagagtaaataaaacttgcttagacaaatccaaattaaaccctgcggctcgtgacgacacattgatgtcctaagacacgaaacgatcggtttgttcgataaaccgaacagtatttatatcattttttacctctaaaacaccactatgtccaacggcattcatcactcgattcgtttggtctgatcgcgctctttcagcggcagtgatgtctcgctctcattgaagtatatgcgcgagacatcactgccgctgtcagagcgcgatcagttTATCaacggtttctcgcacaaaccgatcgtttcgtgtcttaggacatcaatgtgtcgtcacgagccgcagggtttaatttggatttgtctaagcaagttttatttactgttattgtagaagttcccatccactagcattatttgactgacagacggcagcggttggagttaaaaatcatcatttgtgttcgactgaagaaacaaagtcatcatctcactgtcactgattcatgAGATTAATCatgagctcaaagcattatgggtagaatctCTCTACAGTCTGTAATGATTCATCAACAAAGTTTCACTGATGATTCATAACCAACATAAAACCCAGGATAGagcggttgagtgaatgtggtctggactgtgtggatgaggatcattgtgtctccagagacgctgtagaaggacagagttcctgcactgtgatccacaaACACTCCTATTCTACTGCTGATGGGCTTTACAGGGAGTTCAGTCTCTCTATTATTGTGTATGAATGAGTATCTTTCAGGAGAGCAGAtcaaactccaggactgatcattagatccaaacacacactcataacTCACTCCCAtcctgctgatgctcttatatgacactgatatataCACATCTTCTCCactccactcaatctcccagtaacagcgtcgatcactcacactctctctacacaacacctgagACACAcaatcaaatctgtctggatgatcaggatacgacTGCAGTGTGCCAGTGTCAGTAATCACTGTGTTGCTCTCAGACAGGAGGAGGAGTTTATTcactgtgttcagatccagagtgagccgatgggaatctgatggagataaaacacatcAAAATCAGGAATTATCAATCTGTCATATCTTTCATCTACACTGTAAACATAATTTCTGCTGCTTGTTTAATGTACTTAATTAGTTAAAACCACACAATTATGGACATTTTGTCCTAATTTAATTGTGTAAAATCCAGTTAAATATGTAAAACTGAAGTTTACTTCATTTATTTGTGTTGAATGAACTgaaactgggcagtggattttTAGTTCCCAACATGCTTTGCAATCGTATGGATCCATTACAGATACTTTTTATCTTAAGTTAAGAGCTCACAAATGAACTTTTTTCACAATTTGTATTACAGAAGCAAATCTGAACTTGATTTAGGATTCTTATCGGAAATCTTAAAGCTTCATCAGTTCTGCTCAACTGTCAGGTCTGTTACCAATCAACCAATGATGCGCTTGATAGAAAAGGCAAATCACTGTATTTCATGGAGTCTGTAATTATTTATCAGCGTTTTGTCATCACAGTGATGAACTGCCCCTTTAAAAACTATATCATTTTTAAAGTTAACACCTTATGTTCAACCCCAACGTCAACCAGTTGCTGTACAATCTGCGCCAGCCTCACTGCAGCCACAATACCCGCAGATGGTGCCAGCTCCAGTTCAGCCTGTGTCAGCGCAACCAGCAGTGCATCCCCAACGCCCTTATCTACCATTATCTCTGCCTCCACTTCCTTGGCCTGGACCACAACCACAGACTTATTATCCTGTCAATTCTGTGACGCCTGGACTGATAGAAATGGCCATTGCTTCATCCTATGGTATACCCAAACCAAAGCTGGCAGTCTTCTCCTCAGGGAAAGAGAGTGATTTCCTTATGCTCAAGAAAGGACTGGACAGCATCCTTGGCCCACACAGACATTTAACTGAGGACTATAAGTATCAAGTGCTCTTGGATAATTTACATCTTCCCGCCGCTTACCAGGTTGCTAAGAGGTATGTCAACAGCCCATTTCCTTACACCAGTGCTATGCAGGCTCTCGAACATCGATACAGTCAACCCAGACAGTTAATTCAGAGCGAGCTGAGAACTATCCTCAATGTACCAGCTATTCGACCAGGTGATGCACAGGGATTTGAAGACTTTGCGGCAGCTGTTAACACACTGGTGGGCATGTTGAACACAATGGATGGTCCCTCTAGATATGAACTGCAGTGTGGTTCTCACGTTGACACTCTACTGACCAAACTGCCTGTCAGCTATAGAGACTCATTCATAGAATACTGTCTCAACCAGCACATTATTGTTAGCGGTAGCTACACATTGCTAGAATTTGCAGAGTGGTTGGAAAGGAAGTCTCAGGCCATTCAGATATCCAGACGTGTAACAGGTCCAGTGCATACAGAACCCTTTCGTTGAGAGCAGAAACTTGTTTCTCATCCCAAAGCCAAGGCTGCCACAATTCTCACAGGCAGTGAAGAAACTAAAGCCTTCAATTTGCCCTCCAGCTCCCCCACAGTCGCTAAAATGGCAGCTACAGCTAAAAAGCGGGATCGCTTTAAGCCCTTCTGTCCATACTGCAACAACCATGAACACTACCTCAATGCATGTGTAGCTTTTTGCAAGTTGAACCACACTCAAAGAGGAAGCTGGATTAAGGAGCACAATAAATGCTGGAGATGTGGACGAGGTCACAAACAAGACAGCTGCACGCTCAAGAAAACTTGCTCTACCTGTGGAGGACACCATCTACCTGTTCTACATGAAGTTGCAGTTACTGCAGAAAACCAAAGCATACTCACATTGAGCACAACAACTTCTCAGGTTTACTTGGATCAGGCCATTCATTCAGGCAGAGTAATGCTGAAAGTTGTCCCAGTAAGACTTCGCAGTGGTAAAAGGTTCCTGGACACGCATGCAGTGTTGGACGATGGGTCTGAAAGAACGATCATCTTGCCAGCAGCAGTCAAACATCTGGGCTTGAAAGGATCTGAGGAAACTTTGACTCTTCGAACGATCAGACACAAACTTGTTCAGCTAAGAGGAACCGCAGTCTCCTTCGAGGTATCTGCTCTGTCACACCTAAATGTTAAACACCAGATTCAGAATGCATTCACAGCCGCAGATCTCAATCTTGCTGAGCAGTCCTGTCCTGCAGACGCACTGAAGAGGAGATATGGACACCTCAGGGCAATTCCATTGCCAGTATTCAATAAAGTGCAGCCTTTGCTACTCATATGATCAGATTATCCACAGCTGATCACACCAAACTGCCCAATCCGTATGGGTCCGCTTGGTAGCCCTATAGCGGTACACACACTTCTTGGCTGGACAGTTCAAGGGCCAACAACCGTTCTCCAGCAACCCTCAAACCTAAGCTCATGCCTCCACATGGCATTCCTTTCTCCTACACAAGAGTTACGTCAACATGTTGAGCGGTTGTGGCAGCTTGACATACTGCCACaaagaaatgagaaagaaaTAGTCCGCTCCAGACAAGATAAAGCTGCACTTGCCATGTTGGAGGAGAAAACGGTACGTGTTACAGTTGATGGTACAACCCGCTATGCTACCCCACTACTTCACAAGCAAGACACTGCTAAACTTCAGGCACCACCCACTGCTGTCATGGCTCTTTTAAGAGCTACAGAACGTCGCCTCACTAATAATCCTGACCTGGCAAACGTGTATAACAAAGAGATACACAAACTTGAGGAAGCTGGTTACGCAGTACGAATAACTAACCCGGAAGCAGCCCATTCCAGTGACTCATGGTACGTTCCTCACCACATTGTACTCCACAATGACAAAGCCCGGGTGGTCTTTAATTGCTCTTTCACCTATAAGCAAATGAACCTAAATGATAATCTACTACCTGGTCCCACTCTCGGTCCACCACTGTTGGGAGTCTTACTCAGGTTCAGAGAGCATGTTGTTGCCATAAGTGGAGACATAAGAGCCATGTTTCACCAAATCAGACTGCTACCTGAAGACCAGCCACTGCTCCGCTTTCTCTGGAGAGACATGGAAAGAGATCGCACCCCAGACATCTATGAATGGAGAGTGTTACCGTTTGGGACAACTTGTAGTCCATGCTGCACTACATATGCCCTCCAGAGACATGTCAGAGATAACAGCGTGGGCAATGAAGATGTAGTTGAGTCTGTCCAGCAGTCTTTCTATGTGGACAACTGCTTACAGTCCCTTCATTCTCAGCATCATGCTAAGCAACTTATAAACAAAATGAGAGCATTATTAGCAGCTGGTGGCTTCGACATAAGGCAGTGGGCTAGTAATGTTCCTGATGTGATTGCGCATCTACCTGCTGAAGCCAAATCAGTGGGCTGTGAGCGGTGGCTTTCTGCTAATAAAACTGACCCGCAAGAGTCGACCCTCGGCCTAGTGTGGCACTGTTCCCAGGACACTTTAGGCTATAAGCACAGGCCTGTGTCAACAATCGGGGAAAGCTCAATGAGAAATGTATATCGCATACTGGCAAGCCAGTATGACCCACTCGGATGCATCATCCCCTTTACCACCAGGGCCAAAATAATGGTACAAACATTATGGAAGAGGGTTGGAAGTTGGGATGAACCACTACCAGCTGACCTTTTCTCAGAATGGCATGCTTGGGAAGAAGAGCTTCCTAATTTACAGAGAATAATACTGCCTAGGTGTTACACACCAGCATGCAACAACACCTCCTCCATTATTGATATGCATGTCTTCTGTGATGCCTCAGAGAAGGCATATGGCTCTGTAGCTTATCTACGGGTGGAAACAGGTGATGATATCCAGGTTGCATTCATCATGGCGAGGTCAAAGGTGACACCCAAAAAGCAACTCTCCATGCCACGCCTTGAACTCTGTGCAGCATTGTCTGGATCTCAGCTTGCCAAAACACTTAACTCTGAACTTACACTtaacatcagacagacagttatGTGGTCAGACTCAACAACCGTATTACATTGGATACAGTCTGAGTCATGCAATTATAAAGTGTTCGTGGGCACGCGAGTCGCAGAGATCCAAGACCTTGTGGGGCATGATAATTGGAAATATGTGGACTCTGATAACAATCCCGCTGATGATATCACCCGTGGTAAGACCCTCATAGATCTGTCTCAGCCTTGCAGATGGAATCAAGGTCCAGCATTTCTATGCCAATCTCCAGACCACTGGCCAATCCACCCTTCAGTGCCAACTGAAGA
This region includes:
- the si:ch211-122l24.6 gene encoding uncharacterized protein si:ch211-122l24.6; this translates as MEVTVGSSVYRRYWRGVVEKLKEKYSQWTSRDILNLRFHFEVVTEDYKYLLHFCALTNITSFNSPQVTNRSDYLNKISINNLSRFHHELWDSEELLEIFQVDCSPEQRRAMFDAADTHQCGAINFEGFLEVINYEFLQNS